In a single window of the Solea solea chromosome 14, fSolSol10.1, whole genome shotgun sequence genome:
- the LOC131472543 gene encoding C-terminal-binding protein 1 isoform X2, which produces MNGPMHPRPLVALLDGRDCTVEMPILKDVATVAFCDAQSTQEIHEKVLNEAVGALMYHTITLMKEDLEKFKALRIIVRIGSGYDNIDIKSAGELGIAVCNMPAASVEETADSTLCHILTLYRRTTWLHQALREGTRVQSVEQIREVASGAARIRGETLGLIGLGRVGQAVALRAKAFGFNVIFYDPYLADGVERSLGLQRVTTLQDLLFHSDCVSLHCSLNEHNHHLINDFTIKQMRQGAFLVNTARGGLVDEKALAQALKEGRIRGAALDVHETEPFSFSQGALKDAPNLICTPHAAWYSEQASLEMREEAAREIRRAITGRIPDSLKNCVNKEFLSQNNHWTGVDPSSVHPELNGAYRYPAGVVSLPAGGLPPPVEGIVPSAVPITHTLPPAITHPPHAPSPGQNTVKPPEGDREQHLNDQL; this is translated from the exons ATGAACGGACCCATGCACCCGCGCCCCCTGGTGGCGCTGCTGGACGGGCGCGACTGCACTGTGGAGATGCCTATCCTCAAAGACGTAGCGACCGTGGCCTTCTGTGACGCTCAGTCCACACAGGAGATCCACGAGAAG gtgttgaATGAGGCTGTAGGAGCGTTGATGTACCACACCATCACTCTGATGAAAGAAGACCTGGAGAAGTTCAAAGCTCTTCGTATAATCGTGCGCATCGGGAGCGGCTACGACAACATTGACATCAAATCTGCAGGGGAACttg GCATCGCTGTATGTAATATGCCAGCAGCTTCAGTGGAGGAGACAGCGGACTCCACTCTGTGCCACATCCTCACCTTGTACCGACGCACCACGTGGCTGCATcag GCTCTGAGGGAAGGCACACGGGTTCAGAGTGTGGAGCAGATACGTGAGGTGGCGTCGGGGGCAGCAAGGATCAGAGGAGAGACGCTGGGACTCATAGGACTTG GTCGAGTGGGGCAGGCTGTGGCTCTGCGAGCCAAAGCCTTTGGCTTTAATGTGATTTTCTATGACCCTTATTTGGCTGACGGAGTAGAAAGATCCCTAGGACTTCAGAGGGTCACCACActacag GACCTGCTCTTCCACTCTGACTGCGTCTCTCTACACTGCAGCCTGAACGAACACAACCACCACCTGATCAACGACTTCACCATCAAACAG ATGCGTCAGGGGGCATTCCTGGTAAACACAGCCAGGGGAGGTTTGGTGGATGAGAAGGCTCTGGCTCAGGCTCTGAAGGAGGGAAGGATACGTGGAGCCGCTCTGGACGTGCATGAGACAGAACCCTTCAG TTTCAGTCAGGGCGCACTGAAGGATGCCCCCAATCTGATCTGCACTCCTCACGCTGCCTGGTACAGTGAACAGGCTTCACTGGAAATGAGAGAGGAGGCAGCCAGGGAGATTCGAAGGGCTATTACAG GTCGTATTCCAGACAGTCTGAAGAACTGTGTGAACAAAGAGTTTCTCTCCCAGAACAACCACTGGACAGGAGTTGACCCATCGTCTGTCCATCCAGAGCTAAACGGGGCGTATAG GTATCCCGCAGGAGTTGTGAGCTTGCCAGCCGGCGGCCTCCCACCTCCAGTTGAAGGCATTGTGCCCAGCGCTGTGCCCATCACACACACCCTCCCGCCTGCTATCACACACCCTCCTCATGCCCCATCTCCTGGACAAAACACAGTAAAGCcaccagagggagacagagagcagcatcTGAACGACCAACtgtag
- the LOC131472543 gene encoding C-terminal-binding protein 1 isoform X1, whose translation MGSSHLLNKGMPLGIRPPIMNGPMHPRPLVALLDGRDCTVEMPILKDVATVAFCDAQSTQEIHEKVLNEAVGALMYHTITLMKEDLEKFKALRIIVRIGSGYDNIDIKSAGELGIAVCNMPAASVEETADSTLCHILTLYRRTTWLHQALREGTRVQSVEQIREVASGAARIRGETLGLIGLGRVGQAVALRAKAFGFNVIFYDPYLADGVERSLGLQRVTTLQDLLFHSDCVSLHCSLNEHNHHLINDFTIKQMRQGAFLVNTARGGLVDEKALAQALKEGRIRGAALDVHETEPFSFSQGALKDAPNLICTPHAAWYSEQASLEMREEAAREIRRAITGRIPDSLKNCVNKEFLSQNNHWTGVDPSSVHPELNGAYRYPAGVVSLPAGGLPPPVEGIVPSAVPITHTLPPAITHPPHAPSPGQNTVKPPEGDREQHLNDQL comes from the exons ATGGGAAGCTCACATCTCCTCAACAAAGGCATGCCTCTAG gcatcAGGCCACCCATCATGAACGGACCCATGCACCCGCGCCCCCTGGTGGCGCTGCTGGACGGGCGCGACTGCACTGTGGAGATGCCTATCCTCAAAGACGTAGCGACCGTGGCCTTCTGTGACGCTCAGTCCACACAGGAGATCCACGAGAAG gtgttgaATGAGGCTGTAGGAGCGTTGATGTACCACACCATCACTCTGATGAAAGAAGACCTGGAGAAGTTCAAAGCTCTTCGTATAATCGTGCGCATCGGGAGCGGCTACGACAACATTGACATCAAATCTGCAGGGGAACttg GCATCGCTGTATGTAATATGCCAGCAGCTTCAGTGGAGGAGACAGCGGACTCCACTCTGTGCCACATCCTCACCTTGTACCGACGCACCACGTGGCTGCATcag GCTCTGAGGGAAGGCACACGGGTTCAGAGTGTGGAGCAGATACGTGAGGTGGCGTCGGGGGCAGCAAGGATCAGAGGAGAGACGCTGGGACTCATAGGACTTG GTCGAGTGGGGCAGGCTGTGGCTCTGCGAGCCAAAGCCTTTGGCTTTAATGTGATTTTCTATGACCCTTATTTGGCTGACGGAGTAGAAAGATCCCTAGGACTTCAGAGGGTCACCACActacag GACCTGCTCTTCCACTCTGACTGCGTCTCTCTACACTGCAGCCTGAACGAACACAACCACCACCTGATCAACGACTTCACCATCAAACAG ATGCGTCAGGGGGCATTCCTGGTAAACACAGCCAGGGGAGGTTTGGTGGATGAGAAGGCTCTGGCTCAGGCTCTGAAGGAGGGAAGGATACGTGGAGCCGCTCTGGACGTGCATGAGACAGAACCCTTCAG TTTCAGTCAGGGCGCACTGAAGGATGCCCCCAATCTGATCTGCACTCCTCACGCTGCCTGGTACAGTGAACAGGCTTCACTGGAAATGAGAGAGGAGGCAGCCAGGGAGATTCGAAGGGCTATTACAG GTCGTATTCCAGACAGTCTGAAGAACTGTGTGAACAAAGAGTTTCTCTCCCAGAACAACCACTGGACAGGAGTTGACCCATCGTCTGTCCATCCAGAGCTAAACGGGGCGTATAG GTATCCCGCAGGAGTTGTGAGCTTGCCAGCCGGCGGCCTCCCACCTCCAGTTGAAGGCATTGTGCCCAGCGCTGTGCCCATCACACACACCCTCCCGCCTGCTATCACACACCCTCCTCATGCCCCATCTCCTGGACAAAACACAGTAAAGCcaccagagggagacagagagcagcatcTGAACGACCAACtgtag
- the maea gene encoding E3 ubiquitin-protein transferase MAEA isoform X1, with protein sequence MAVQETASQLSMALKVQEYPTLKVPYETLNKRFRAAQKNIDRETSHVTMVVAELEKTLSNFPVVDSVVSLLDGVVEKLSALKRKAAESIQAEDESAKLCKRRIEHLKEHSSDQPASVNLWKKKRMDRMMVEHLLRCGYYNTAVKLARQSGIEDLVNIEMFLTAKEVEESLERQETATCLAWCHDNKSRLRKMKSCLEFSLRIQEFIELIRQNKRMDAVRHARKHFSQAEGGQLDEVRQVMGMLAFPSDTHISPYKDLLDPARWKMLIQQFRYDNYRLHQLGNNSVFTITLQAGLSAIKTPQCYKEDGTSKNPDCPVCSKSLNKLAQPLPMAHCANSRLVCKISGEVMNENNPPMMLPNGYVYGYNSLLSIRQDDKVICPRTKEVFNFSQAEKVYIM encoded by the exons ATGGCGGTGCAGGAGACAGCATCTCAACTGTCCATGGCTCTCAAAGTCCAGGAATATCCCACTCTGAAG GTCCCCTACGAGACTCTGAACAAGCGATTCAGAGCAGCTCAAAAGAACATCGACCGGGAGACGAGTCACGTGACAATGGTGGTCGCGGAGCTGGAGAAGACCCTGAGCAACTTCCCGGTGGTCGACTCTGTCGTGTCACTGCTGGATGGAGTGGTGGAGAAACTCAGTGCCCTGAAGAGGAAG gctgcaGAGTCCATCCAAGCCGAGGACGAGAGTGCCAAGCTGTGTAAACGTCGCATCGAGCACTTGAAGGAGCACAGCAGCGACCAGCCGGCCTCGGTCAATCTGTGGAAGAAGAAGCGCATGGACCGCATGATGGTGGAGCATCTGCTGCGTTGCGGCTACTACAACACAGCTGTTAAACTGGCCAGACAGAGTGGTATAGAG GATCTGGTGAACATAGAGATGTTCCTCACAGCcaaggaggtggaggagtctCTGGAGAGGCAGGAGACAGCCACCTGCTTAGCCTGGTGCCATGACAACAAGTCTCGCCTCCGCAAGATGAAG AGTTGTCTTGAGTTCAGTCTAAGAATCCAGGAGTTCATCGAGCTCATCAGGCAAAACAAACGCATGGATGCAGTCAG ACATGCAAGGAAACATTTCAGCCAAGCAGAAGGCGGACAGTTGGATGAGGTTCGGCAGGTGATGGGGATGCTGGCCTTCCCATCAGATACACACATCTCTCCTTACAAG GATCTTTTGGACCCAGCCCGTTGGAAGATGCTAATCCAGCAGTTCCGGTATGACAACTACAGACTGCATCAGCTTGGAAACAACTCTGTCTTCACTATAACCCTACAGGCCGGTCTGTCCGCCATCAAGACACC TCAGTGCTACAAGGAGGACGGTACCTCTAAGAACCCCGACTGCCCGGTGTGCAGTAAATCTCTAAACAAGTTGGCACAGCCCCTACCCATGGCCCACTGTGCCAACTCCAGACTAGTGTGTAAGATCTCTGGGGAGGTCATGAATGAAAACAACCCTCCAATGATGCTTCCTAATGGATATGTCTACGGCTACAAC TCCCTTCTGTCCATCCGCCAAGACGACAAAGTTATCTGTCCCAGAACCAAAGAGGTCTTCAACTTCTCTCAGGCTGAGAAGGTCTACATCATGTGA
- the maea gene encoding E3 ubiquitin-protein transferase MAEA isoform X2 has protein sequence MVVAELEKTLSNFPVVDSVVSLLDGVVEKLSALKRKAAESIQAEDESAKLCKRRIEHLKEHSSDQPASVNLWKKKRMDRMMVEHLLRCGYYNTAVKLARQSGIEDLVNIEMFLTAKEVEESLERQETATCLAWCHDNKSRLRKMKSCLEFSLRIQEFIELIRQNKRMDAVRHARKHFSQAEGGQLDEVRQVMGMLAFPSDTHISPYKDLLDPARWKMLIQQFRYDNYRLHQLGNNSVFTITLQAGLSAIKTPQCYKEDGTSKNPDCPVCSKSLNKLAQPLPMAHCANSRLVCKISGEVMNENNPPMMLPNGYVYGYNSLLSIRQDDKVICPRTKEVFNFSQAEKVYIM, from the exons ATGGTGGTCGCGGAGCTGGAGAAGACCCTGAGCAACTTCCCGGTGGTCGACTCTGTCGTGTCACTGCTGGATGGAGTGGTGGAGAAACTCAGTGCCCTGAAGAGGAAG gctgcaGAGTCCATCCAAGCCGAGGACGAGAGTGCCAAGCTGTGTAAACGTCGCATCGAGCACTTGAAGGAGCACAGCAGCGACCAGCCGGCCTCGGTCAATCTGTGGAAGAAGAAGCGCATGGACCGCATGATGGTGGAGCATCTGCTGCGTTGCGGCTACTACAACACAGCTGTTAAACTGGCCAGACAGAGTGGTATAGAG GATCTGGTGAACATAGAGATGTTCCTCACAGCcaaggaggtggaggagtctCTGGAGAGGCAGGAGACAGCCACCTGCTTAGCCTGGTGCCATGACAACAAGTCTCGCCTCCGCAAGATGAAG AGTTGTCTTGAGTTCAGTCTAAGAATCCAGGAGTTCATCGAGCTCATCAGGCAAAACAAACGCATGGATGCAGTCAG ACATGCAAGGAAACATTTCAGCCAAGCAGAAGGCGGACAGTTGGATGAGGTTCGGCAGGTGATGGGGATGCTGGCCTTCCCATCAGATACACACATCTCTCCTTACAAG GATCTTTTGGACCCAGCCCGTTGGAAGATGCTAATCCAGCAGTTCCGGTATGACAACTACAGACTGCATCAGCTTGGAAACAACTCTGTCTTCACTATAACCCTACAGGCCGGTCTGTCCGCCATCAAGACACC TCAGTGCTACAAGGAGGACGGTACCTCTAAGAACCCCGACTGCCCGGTGTGCAGTAAATCTCTAAACAAGTTGGCACAGCCCCTACCCATGGCCCACTGTGCCAACTCCAGACTAGTGTGTAAGATCTCTGGGGAGGTCATGAATGAAAACAACCCTCCAATGATGCTTCCTAATGGATATGTCTACGGCTACAAC TCCCTTCTGTCCATCCGCCAAGACGACAAAGTTATCTGTCCCAGAACCAAAGAGGTCTTCAACTTCTCTCAGGCTGAGAAGGTCTACATCATGTGA
- the LOC131473088 gene encoding heterogeneous nuclear ribonucleoprotein A0-like, which translates to MSDQLCKLFVGGLNVDTDSDGLRKHFEKYGTITDCVVVVNKQLQRSRCFGFVTYSTTEEADEAMKARPHTVDGNAVELKRAVAREDANKPEALAKVKKVFIGGLKDEIEEEHLINHFSQYGEIEKAEVISEKETGKKRGFGFVYFAEHDAADKAVVVKFHNIMGHKVEVKKALSKQEMQASGRGGMSMGGRPGRGMRGNQNGYGGREYGGNYNYGNGGGYNCGGGGGGGYGGYGGYGGGYGDQGSGYGGGNGYNEFGSGYGQHSSGYGPMKGGPFGHQRSAAPYSRGGGGSGYPRGGYGGGGY; encoded by the coding sequence ATGAGCGACCAGCTTTGCAAACTTTTCGTCGGTGGACTCAACGTGGACACCGACAGCGATGGCCTGCGCAAGCATTTCGAAAAGTACGGTACGATCACCGACTGCGTTGTCGTCGTGAACAAGCAGCTGCAGCGTTCCCGCTGCTTCGGCTTTGTGACCTACTCCACGACGGAGGAGGCTGACGAAGCCATGAAGGCCAGGCCGCACACCGTCGACGGTAACGCCGTCGAACTGAAGCGCGCCGTGGCGCGAGAGGACGCGAACAAACCAGAGGCCCTCGCTAAGGTGAAGAAAGTCTTCATCGGTGGCCTGAAAGACGAGATCGAGGAGGAACACCTGATCAACCATTTCAGCCAGTACGGCGAGATCGAGAAGGCCGAAGTCATCTCGGAGAAGGAGACCGGGAAGAAACGAGGCTTCGGCTTTGTCTATTTCGCCGAGCACGACGCAGCCGACAAAGCCGTTGTGGTGAAATTCCACAACATCATGGGACACAAAGTTGAGGTAAAGAAAGCCCTCTCCAAGCAGGAGATGCAGGCCTCAGGCAGAGGCGGCATGTCGATGGGCGGCCGGCCGGGCAGAGGCATGAGAGGAAATCAAAATGGCTACGGCGGCAGGGAGTATGGCGGAAACTACAACTACGGAAATGGCGGAGGCTACAactgcggcggcggtggtggtggcggcTACGGAGGATACGGCGGATATGGGGGCGGCTATGGAGACCAGGGAAGTGGATACGGTGGTGGAAACGGCTACAACGAGTTTGGAAGCGGTTATGGCCAACATTCATCCGGCTATGGTCCCATGAAGGGGGGCCCCTTCGGCCACCAGAGGAGCGCTGCTCCCTACAGcagaggcggcggcggcagtgGCTACCCGAGGGGGGGCTATGGCGGCGGCGGCTACTAG